The genomic segment ACAACCGAGGAGGATTTACGTGATACAACGTCATACGTGTGATAACGGTCTTCGAATCGTGACGGAACGGATTCCGTCCGTTCGCTCTGTTGCCTTAGGCATCTGGGTAGGGACTGGTTCGAAATATGAAAACGAGAAAAACAACGGGATTTCCCATTTTCTCGAGCATATGTTTTTCAAAGGCACAACAACTCGTTCTGCAAAGGAAATTGCGGAAACCTTTGATGAGATTGGCGGGAACGTGAACGCCTTTACTTCGAAGGAGTATACCTGCTATTACGCAAGGGTGCTCGACCAACACGCTCCAATCGCTCTCGATGTTCTTTCCGATATGTATTTCAACTCAGTTTTTGATGCAGCTGAGTTGGAAAAGGAAAAGAACGTCGTCATTGAAGAGATTAGCATGTATGAAGACACGCCAGATGATTTGGTGCATGATTTGATTGCACGCGCTTCGTACAGCACACACCCTCTAGGCTATTCGATTTTGGGTACGGAAGATGTTCTGCGCAGCTTGAAGCGTGACGATTTGCTCGCTTATATTGATCAGCACTACCTGCCAACGAATACGGTGATTACGGTAGCGGGTAATTTTGAAGACAGTTTGATTGAAGACATTCAAAAGCGCTTTCAGACTTTCTCGCGTTCAGGCAGTATGCCGACCTTGTCTACTCCTGACTTTGCTGGGAATGTTATCGCGCATCATAAGGCAACAGAGCAAGCGCATTTGTGCCTGTCTTTACCTGGGTTTAAG from the Brevibacillus brevis genome contains:
- a CDS encoding M16 family metallopeptidase encodes the protein MIQRHTCDNGLRIVTERIPSVRSVALGIWVGTGSKYENEKNNGISHFLEHMFFKGTTTRSAKEIAETFDEIGGNVNAFTSKEYTCYYARVLDQHAPIALDVLSDMYFNSVFDAAELEKEKNVVIEEISMYEDTPDDLVHDLIARASYSTHPLGYSILGTEDVLRSLKRDDLLAYIDQHYLPTNTVITVAGNFEDSLIEDIQKRFQTFSRSGSMPTLSTPDFAGNVIAHHKATEQAHLCLSLPGFKVGHPEVYSLILLNNVLGGSMSSRLFQEIREERGLAYSVYSYHSSYKEAGTFQVYTGTAPEQVGQVFDIVSHVLRDVADHGITDKELNKGKEQLKGSLMLSLESTNSRMSRLGKNELLLGRHLSLDEIIAKIDRVSHESVLAVAQQLFRSKMSMAMVSPLDGFPENVKNDILL